AAGAGATTTTAAGAGTGGACAGAGGGGCCCTCTGTGGCCATGGCTGTTGACTCTGGGGTCAGCCCTGGAGAAGGGCAGTCCTGTGAGGCTCTTGTGTCACTCTGGCTTGACTTCCAAGAccagcagggaaggaagaaaccaTTTCACAGGATGGATGCCATCGGGGTCTGCCAAGCCCACCTTCCTGCTCTCCCCTGTGCCCCAGGCTGTTCTCAGTGAATTATAACCCTCTCAGGAGGGTTAAGAGCAAGACTCAGTCCACTTAGCCACCCCAGGACTGGAACTCAGACACTTCTCAGGCATCTAAAGCCCCTGCCTAGCTCCCTGCCCACCACATCTCAAACCCAGGATTGAGTTTCTCTGGGGCTAGGTCCTCAGAGGAAAGGTGAGTCACCCCTGACCTGTGATAGGACCTATAGAGGCTGGAAACACTGCAAGATTTGACCTCTATATCACGGCAGATTCAGGGGTCAGACTAAGGTGGGCTGAGGGCCATGGAAAGAACCTGACGCCTCAGGTCTGGCACAGAGCCATGCTCCTACCCCCCCAGGCCAACTCACTCAGGGGTGTTGATCCAGATGATGTCCAGGTGGCAGTAGTAGACACACTCCTTGTCCTTATATGTGAAGCATGTGCACCGCCGGGGTCGGGGGTGTGCAGGAACCCCCTGAGCCTCCTGCTCCCCAGACCTGCCCAGTCCCCGTTCCGGACCAGCACTTCCAGGACTTGCAGGCTGTGCAACTGTTGGGGCCACAGACTCTTCACAGTTCCCCTCTGAGCCAGCTTCAGAGGGGCCCTGGGACACGCTGGTTCTGCCAGAGCCTCCAGGCTGGGGGCAAGGCACAAATCCTGCAGGAGGCAGATTGAAGGGTTCCTAAATTGCTTAGCATCTACTACCCTCACGACCCCCCCTTCACACCCCACAAACCGGAATGAGAATCAACCAAACTTCTGCAAAGTCTGGGGCTGGTTGCATTTCCCCTGCAGCCTCCAAACTAAGTCAAATGCCTAGAAAAGTTTACAAAGCTCTCTGcaaactcagaaagaaacaaaaaacttgaGTTATTTTCAGTCCCTGTGAAGTCTGAAAACTACTTGCTCTTGCTGGTGAAAacacgatttatttatttatttattttgtgtagtcTCTGAAAAGTGCCCAAAGTGTCCCAGACTGAAAGCCCCAGACTCAGTGGACGTAATCATTTTGTCTTCAGGCCCCTCTGCCCGTCCCTGGGAGACTTGAGGGTGAAGAGTCAGGCTCACTTAGCTTTCCCGCAGCACAGACCCGCGCCTGGCTTCCTTTTGTGTGCACTCCCGCGTGGAGAGGCGCGCCGCCCCGCCCCTCCCGCTTACCTGCAGCGGAGGTCACTGTGAGCCCGAGAAGGAGCCACAGCCCCGGCTCCATGAACCCTGGTCTGGCGCCGGAGCACCGGG
This portion of the Microtus ochrogaster isolate Prairie Vole_2 linkage group LG8, MicOch1.0, whole genome shotgun sequence genome encodes:
- the Edn3 gene encoding endothelin-3, whose translation is MEPGLWLLLGLTVTSAAGFVPCPQPGGSGRTSVSQGPSEAGSEGNCEESVAPTVAQPASPGSAGPERGLGRSGEQEAQGVPAHPRPRRCTCFTYKDKECVYYCHLDIIWINTPEQTVPYGLSNYRGSLRGKRSSGPFPNSSQPSSRTRLRCACMGRDDKACALFCAHTADFNSDSWRPAAEDKGETRGARQRLKSRTEKGHRL